From a single Deinococcus misasensis DSM 22328 genomic region:
- a CDS encoding SWIM zinc finger family protein, protein MQLTEAQVLSLAPDDASQKAGRGLSGPKKWVTLGANEQALWGACQGSGSKPYQTRIDFSDLSSKCSCPSRKFPCKHAIGLMLMYATSPANIKDSTPPEWVQEWLDSRHAKKAAKKEKEDKPVDAAQQTKRQQARENKVEGGIGELKVWLSDLMHSGLAQISTQTFKDRENMERRLIDAQAPGLARMVRNLDFSVNGNGYPTSLMRQLGNLFLLTQGFERLDTLPETLQQDVRTAIGFPQDQKALLEQEGLKDDWLVIAQKLESDERLWSRQTYLYGLSSHKYALVLDYAHGQPSFNTVYVVGTVLYAEVVHFPGSFPLRALVKQSSVMLTDQEPLAYPSINAMLDGYAAAVGLNPWTMAFPALISGITISKEASGPVFRDQEGNLLSNTTYDHDFWVLLAVSGGHPITLFGVYTGETFMPLSALSEGTVIPLKGGMA, encoded by the coding sequence GTGCAATTAACAGAAGCTCAGGTGCTCAGCCTTGCTCCCGATGACGCGTCCCAGAAAGCGGGCCGTGGCCTCAGTGGTCCCAAAAAATGGGTGACCCTCGGGGCCAACGAACAGGCCCTCTGGGGAGCGTGTCAGGGCAGTGGCAGCAAACCTTATCAGACCCGCATCGATTTCAGCGATTTGAGCAGCAAATGTTCCTGTCCCAGCCGCAAATTCCCTTGTAAGCATGCCATCGGCCTGATGCTGATGTATGCCACTTCTCCTGCCAACATCAAAGACAGCACCCCTCCAGAGTGGGTGCAGGAATGGCTGGATTCCCGGCATGCCAAAAAAGCCGCCAAAAAAGAAAAAGAAGACAAACCCGTTGACGCTGCCCAGCAAACCAAACGCCAGCAGGCCAGAGAAAACAAGGTCGAGGGGGGCATTGGGGAGCTTAAAGTCTGGCTCTCAGACCTGATGCACTCTGGTCTCGCCCAGATCAGCACCCAGACCTTCAAGGACCGCGAAAACATGGAGCGTCGCCTGATTGATGCGCAAGCCCCCGGTCTGGCACGGATGGTTCGCAATCTGGACTTCAGTGTGAATGGAAATGGTTACCCCACCTCCCTGATGCGGCAACTCGGGAACCTGTTTTTGCTGACGCAAGGTTTCGAGCGTCTGGACACCCTCCCAGAGACCTTGCAACAGGATGTGAGGACCGCGATTGGGTTTCCGCAAGACCAGAAAGCCCTCTTGGAGCAAGAGGGCCTGAAGGACGACTGGCTGGTGATTGCCCAGAAACTCGAATCCGACGAACGCCTGTGGTCACGCCAGACCTACCTGTATGGCCTGAGCAGCCACAAGTACGCTCTGGTGCTGGATTACGCCCACGGTCAGCCCAGTTTCAACACGGTTTATGTGGTGGGAACGGTGCTTTACGCCGAGGTGGTGCACTTTCCCGGCAGTTTCCCTTTGCGGGCACTGGTCAAACAGTCCAGTGTGATGCTCACCGATCAGGAGCCTCTGGCTTACCCGAGCATCAACGCAATGCTGGACGGTTACGCTGCTGCTGTGGGCCTGAATCCGTGGACCATGGCGTTTCCGGCCCTGATCTCTGGCATCACCATCAGCAAAGAAGCATCCGGTCCAGTGTTCAGGGATCAGGAAGGAAACCTGCTCTCCAACACCACCTACGACCACGATTTCTGGGTGCTGCTTGCAGTCTCTGGGGGGCATCCGATCACCCTGTTTGGGGTTTACACCGGAGAGACTTTCATGCCTCTCAGTGCCCTCTCTGAAGGCACCGTCATTCCTTTGAAAGGAGGCATGGCATGA
- a CDS encoding ATP-binding protein: MSDVLRQHAEKQFAHELAALQHFDDRPKPPSWKLSPSAVITYLMGGQLPDGTEISAKYVGNRRLMEIAVSTLATDRALLLYGVPGTAKSWVSEHLAAAISGDSALLIQGTAGTSEEAIRYGWNYAKLLSEGPSRAALVDSPLMRAMQDGKLCRIEELTRIPSDVQDTLITVLSEKTLPVPELNTEVQAVKGFNVIATANNRDKGVNELSSALKRRFNTVILPVPDSAEEEIQIVQKRVTDLGRALEIPSEPPALEEIRRIVTIFRELRNGITEDGKTKLKSPSGTLSTAEAISVVGQGLSLAAHFGDAILRPHDVAAGLVGAIVKDPVQDKVVWHEYLETVVKERSGWKDVYRACKEVS; this comes from the coding sequence ATGAGTGACGTCTTGCGCCAACACGCCGAAAAACAATTTGCCCACGAACTTGCTGCCCTGCAACACTTCGATGACCGCCCGAAACCCCCGAGCTGGAAACTCAGCCCCTCTGCGGTGATCACCTACCTGATGGGTGGTCAACTGCCTGATGGTACCGAAATTTCGGCGAAATACGTGGGAAACCGCCGTCTGATGGAAATTGCGGTGTCCACCCTTGCCACCGACCGGGCACTTTTGCTGTACGGGGTGCCCGGAACCGCCAAAAGCTGGGTGTCCGAGCACCTTGCAGCCGCCATCTCGGGCGATTCGGCCTTGCTGATTCAGGGCACCGCAGGCACCAGCGAGGAAGCCATCCGTTACGGCTGGAATTACGCCAAACTGCTCTCCGAAGGCCCGAGCCGCGCTGCTCTGGTGGACAGTCCCCTGATGCGGGCCATGCAGGACGGCAAACTCTGCCGCATTGAAGAACTGACCCGCATCCCCAGCGACGTGCAGGACACCCTGATCACTGTGCTCTCCGAAAAAACCCTGCCTGTCCCAGAGCTGAACACCGAAGTGCAGGCGGTCAAAGGCTTCAACGTGATCGCCACCGCCAACAACCGGGACAAAGGGGTCAATGAACTCTCCAGTGCACTGAAACGCCGTTTCAACACCGTGATTTTGCCTGTTCCAGACAGCGCAGAAGAAGAAATCCAGATTGTGCAAAAGCGGGTCACGGACCTCGGGCGTGCACTGGAAATCCCCAGCGAACCCCCGGCCCTTGAAGAAATCCGCCGCATCGTGACCATCTTCCGCGAACTGCGCAACGGCATCACCGAAGACGGCAAAACCAAACTGAAAAGCCCCTCGGGAACCCTCTCGACGGCAGAAGCCATCTCGGTGGTGGGGCAGGGCCTCAGCCTTGCAGCGCACTTTGGAGACGCCATTTTGCGCCCCCACGACGTGGCCGCAGGTCTGGTCGGGGCCATCGTCAAAGACCCTGTGCAGGACAAAGTGGTCTGGCACGAGTATCTGGAGACCGTGGTGAAAGAGCGCTCGGGGTGGAAGGATGTTTATCGGGCCTGCAAGGAAGTCAGTTGA
- a CDS encoding DsbA family protein, with translation MQHVKHQMSALGLMLLSMASAQFLQTEQNFAKHLRLTPVAGQKGVYQNDAYKVYPKTKKGQVTGATLVFKHAVQLSKLDLPFRIMFPDLYFEDGFSEKIKPHLPEVRSPEGFTFTDDSGSYQIHFQGKDSKSYVLKINLIQRSLQDFPENAVVYGDPDAKVSVQVFSDFQCPACKVLSQEVLADWKAKLPAQGVNIKYYHYPLPYHKNAVPTALASECARDQGKFWEYADYLFETTGWIRKSGTELQDALVSLASRLDLDTEKFEACYTSGQHQALIDGHMAAGKNVQVWGTPSVYVNGVPFPEWDNSWKLQTLIKLAK, from the coding sequence ATGCAACACGTCAAGCATCAAATGTCAGCTCTGGGTCTGATGCTGCTCAGCATGGCTTCTGCCCAGTTTTTACAAACAGAACAGAACTTTGCAAAACACTTGCGGCTGACCCCTGTGGCTGGGCAAAAAGGGGTCTATCAAAACGACGCCTACAAGGTCTATCCCAAAACAAAAAAAGGGCAGGTGACCGGAGCCACTTTGGTGTTCAAACATGCTGTGCAATTGAGCAAGCTGGACCTGCCTTTCAGGATCATGTTTCCAGACCTTTATTTTGAAGACGGATTCAGCGAAAAGATCAAACCCCACCTGCCAGAGGTGCGATCACCAGAGGGTTTTACCTTCACCGATGACTCCGGAAGTTACCAGATCCATTTTCAGGGCAAAGACAGCAAAAGCTACGTCCTGAAAATCAACCTGATCCAGCGCAGCTTGCAAGATTTCCCTGAGAATGCCGTGGTGTATGGCGACCCTGATGCCAAAGTCAGTGTGCAGGTTTTCAGCGATTTCCAGTGCCCGGCCTGCAAAGTCCTGTCACAAGAGGTCCTTGCAGATTGGAAGGCCAAATTGCCTGCACAGGGGGTCAACATCAAGTATTACCATTATCCCCTGCCCTATCACAAAAATGCTGTCCCAACCGCTCTGGCCTCTGAATGTGCAAGGGATCAGGGCAAATTCTGGGAGTACGCCGACTACCTGTTTGAAACCACAGGCTGGATCCGCAAATCGGGAACCGAACTTCAGGATGCACTGGTCAGTCTGGCCAGCCGTCTGGATCTGGACACCGAAAAATTCGAAGCCTGTTACACCTCTGGGCAGCATCAGGCCTTGATTGATGGGCACATGGCAGCTGGAAAAAACGTGCAGGTGTGGGGCACCCCTTCGGTTTATGTGAATGGGGTTCCTTTTCCCGAGTGGGACAACAGTTGGAAGTTGCAAACCCTGATCAAACTGGCGAAATAA
- a CDS encoding DUF5691 domain-containing protein, producing the protein MSPLLIWEDLKKQVLLGTARQPDPIALPEGLPSAQGSAEMQALFGISALGTYLRVATEPQKAPPAQGTPALPEVLPECSPTASSILQTVQATSVLILPEALALLQKRGWRVPHALIPSLLESATADSDLRSAVLSVMGQRGNWLARQNPRWKWAVQLQEDTFQWEEGLPQERRQFLEKLRLTDPAQALDLLSSSWKQEKAADRESFLQALHVGLSGADEVFLEQALLDRAKGVREKAAELLAQLPESAYQKRMQERGKQLLVRKPVKLSILKKMQGHPEFALEVQLPDTLPEDWKQDQIQEKSQTYGLGDKGSWMVQVIMHIHPDFWTREFGISAQAFWELAAQNKDWGKHILPALTEAAKLHRVPEWLDVSQNYHGALMLDFYPTEQHQKSLENWLEKNRLPDAHVLKNFAEWTPELSLKVLHVYSKQLKTINPNNYSKQYELERYLHHMALYLHPETLQETIMTLPNYPQVEHLIDLRIRMHKEI; encoded by the coding sequence ATGAGTCCCCTGCTCATCTGGGAAGACCTCAAAAAACAGGTGTTGCTGGGAACCGCCAGACAACCAGACCCCATTGCACTGCCAGAGGGTTTGCCTTCTGCGCAAGGTTCTGCAGAGATGCAAGCCCTGTTTGGCATTTCCGCTCTGGGGACCTACCTCAGGGTCGCCACTGAACCTCAAAAAGCCCCTCCAGCTCAGGGAACCCCTGCACTTCCAGAGGTCCTGCCCGAGTGCAGCCCTACGGCCAGTTCGATCCTGCAAACCGTGCAGGCCACCTCGGTCCTGATCCTGCCAGAGGCTCTGGCCTTGCTGCAAAAAAGAGGTTGGCGTGTGCCCCACGCCCTGATTCCCTCCTTGCTGGAATCTGCCACCGCAGACAGTGATCTCAGGTCTGCTGTGCTTTCCGTGATGGGACAGCGTGGAAACTGGCTGGCAAGGCAAAACCCCCGCTGGAAATGGGCTGTGCAGCTTCAGGAAGACACCTTCCAGTGGGAAGAGGGGCTGCCGCAAGAACGCAGGCAATTTCTGGAAAAGCTGCGCCTGACCGACCCTGCACAGGCTCTGGACTTGCTTTCTTCAAGCTGGAAACAGGAAAAAGCCGCAGACCGCGAAAGTTTCCTGCAAGCTTTGCATGTCGGCCTCTCTGGTGCAGATGAGGTTTTTCTGGAACAGGCCCTTTTGGACCGTGCCAAAGGGGTGCGGGAAAAAGCTGCTGAATTGCTGGCCCAGCTTCCCGAGTCTGCCTACCAGAAACGCATGCAGGAGAGGGGAAAACAGCTCCTTGTTCGCAAGCCGGTCAAGCTGTCCATCCTCAAGAAAATGCAAGGACACCCGGAGTTCGCTCTGGAGGTGCAGCTCCCAGACACCCTTCCTGAAGATTGGAAACAGGACCAGATTCAGGAGAAAAGCCAGACTTATGGGCTCGGGGATAAGGGATCATGGATGGTGCAGGTGATCATGCACATCCACCCTGATTTCTGGACCCGTGAATTTGGGATTTCGGCGCAGGCGTTCTGGGAACTGGCTGCACAGAACAAGGACTGGGGAAAGCACATTCTCCCGGCCCTCACAGAGGCGGCCAAATTGCACCGGGTTCCAGAGTGGCTGGATGTCTCCCAGAATTACCACGGCGCACTGATGCTGGACTTTTACCCCACAGAACAGCACCAGAAAAGCCTTGAGAACTGGTTGGAGAAAAACCGCCTGCCGGATGCCCATGTGCTCAAGAACTTTGCAGAATGGACCCCGGAACTCTCCCTCAAAGTCCTGCACGTTTATTCCAAACAACTGAAGACCATCAACCCCAACAATTACAGCAAGCAGTACGAACTGGAGCGTTACCTGCACCACATGGCCCTGTACCTGCACCCTGAAACCCTTCAAGAAACCATCATGACCCTGCCCAATTACCCACAGGTGGAACACCTGATTGACCTGCGGATTCGCATGCACAAGGAGATCTGA
- a CDS encoding DsbA family protein gives MTRSVFFKSAFLMLTLGSTLAEAQLLKPRMDLLGGDAYFRRFVYASAGEYQIDGHRLTITEKLGVATRFMLTMPNSNIDQMIQALNHMGGYGNDPQYANQMKTFLQKNQSKINSTSGFVFHDSFNAYTITAKNNGYVVTLERHQFQNYSFPNTSFTTAAPNARLNIHIFNDFQCAQCRSMWNNQLPNWIKEASKLGVGIKMYHAPQEHNEHAFKMAVVSECAGRQGKFWDFAHLAFSDWSWVRQTPEQVENWISGAANTLKLNAATFAACRKDAATETLVKNQMFSSESLFPGNMPAIYVGGFQVQNPTDWNEISLLIQLAK, from the coding sequence ATGACACGTTCTGTTTTTTTCAAATCGGCCTTTCTGATGCTCACTCTGGGCAGCACCCTGGCAGAAGCCCAACTGCTCAAACCCCGGATGGACCTGCTGGGTGGAGATGCCTACTTCAGGCGTTTTGTCTATGCCAGTGCAGGAGAATACCAGATTGATGGGCACCGTCTGACCATCACCGAAAAGCTGGGGGTGGCCACCCGTTTCATGCTCACCATGCCCAACAGCAACATCGACCAGATGATTCAAGCCCTCAATCACATGGGCGGATATGGCAATGATCCTCAATATGCCAATCAGATGAAGACCTTCCTGCAAAAAAACCAGTCCAAAATCAACAGCACCAGTGGCTTTGTTTTTCATGATTCGTTCAATGCTTACACCATCACCGCCAAAAACAACGGTTATGTGGTCACGCTCGAACGCCATCAATTTCAGAATTACAGTTTTCCCAACACCAGTTTCACCACGGCTGCACCCAACGCCAGACTGAACATCCACATCTTCAATGATTTTCAATGTGCACAATGCCGCAGCATGTGGAACAACCAGTTGCCCAATTGGATCAAAGAGGCCAGCAAACTTGGGGTGGGCATCAAAATGTACCATGCCCCTCAGGAACACAACGAGCATGCCTTCAAAATGGCCGTGGTCTCTGAATGTGCAGGCCGTCAAGGCAAATTCTGGGACTTTGCCCATCTGGCCTTCAGCGACTGGTCATGGGTGCGTCAAACCCCCGAGCAAGTTGAAAACTGGATCTCTGGGGCCGCCAACACCCTGAAGCTGAATGCCGCCACCTTTGCCGCCTGTCGCAAAGACGCAGCCACCGAAACCCTGGTCAAAAACCAGATGTTCAGCAGCGAATCCCTCTTTCCGGGCAACATGCCCGCCATTTACGTGGGTGGATTTCAAGTGCAAAATCCCACCGACTGGAATGAAATTTCACTCCTGATTCAACTCGCGAAATGA
- a CDS encoding DsbA family protein, with product MKRILALALTSLGVAQAQLMSPPDFILNSEFFQGYQKAADGSYKKGFNTLKLTSKAGLVLKAEFTSNTATLETASQMVAYLTGYGEDFADPVLNFFKQNQKQLSKGLSVLDQDSMYNITLLQQDKLIGLTVERHQFPESVFPRDVPTYGDPKAKVAIRILSDYQCPYCQKLATTVLANWKKQASTLGIRIEHHHFPLSYHQNAFIAAEASECAEAQGKFWEFTDAVFKDWTWTQKSQKDALKDFSRAAGALKMDTKKFETCVTSNQFKAKVERGLQTGQEAGLRGTPSVYVNGYKVSNYNDWKEMQTLIQISR from the coding sequence ATGAAAAGAATCCTTGCCCTCGCCCTCACCAGCCTTGGGGTTGCACAGGCCCAACTGATGAGCCCACCAGACTTCATCCTCAATTCGGAATTTTTTCAGGGCTATCAGAAAGCCGCCGATGGCAGTTACAAAAAAGGCTTCAACACCCTCAAACTGACCAGCAAAGCCGGACTGGTTCTGAAAGCCGAGTTCACCAGCAACACCGCCACACTGGAAACCGCTTCCCAGATGGTGGCTTACCTGACCGGCTACGGCGAGGATTTCGCAGATCCCGTCCTCAATTTTTTCAAACAAAACCAGAAACAACTGTCCAAAGGTCTTTCTGTGCTCGATCAGGACAGCATGTACAACATCACCCTCCTGCAACAGGACAAATTGATCGGCCTGACCGTGGAACGCCACCAGTTCCCCGAGTCGGTGTTCCCCAGAGATGTGCCCACCTACGGCGATCCCAAAGCCAAAGTGGCCATCCGCATCCTCAGCGATTACCAGTGCCCTTACTGCCAGAAGTTGGCCACCACCGTGCTGGCCAACTGGAAAAAGCAGGCCAGCACCCTCGGGATTCGCATTGAGCACCACCACTTCCCCCTGAGTTACCACCAGAATGCCTTCATTGCAGCCGAAGCCTCAGAATGTGCAGAAGCGCAAGGCAAATTCTGGGAGTTCACCGATGCCGTGTTCAAAGACTGGACCTGGACCCAGAAATCCCAGAAAGACGCCCTGAAAGACTTTTCCAGAGCTGCAGGTGCCCTCAAGATGGACACCAAAAAGTTTGAAACCTGTGTCACCAGCAACCAGTTCAAAGCCAAAGTGGAACGTGGCTTGCAAACCGGTCAGGAGGCAGGCCTTCGTGGGACCCCTTCGGTTTATGTGAATGGCTACAAGGTCAGCAATTACAACGACTGGAAAGAAATGCAAACCCTGATTCAAATTTCCAGATAA